From Felis catus isolate Fca126 chromosome B4, F.catus_Fca126_mat1.0, whole genome shotgun sequence:
CAGACCTCGCCAAGGCCCCGGCCCCTTTTCACGGGGAAGGTCTGCTCCGACGGCACCGTGCCGGCCGCGTGCGCTGTAGTGAGCAGTGCTGAGCGTGGGTGGCGGCCCATCGAGGCCGGGGGAGCCCCGCGGAGAGAGCTGCTCAGGAAGGTGGGCCCCGGTGCGCACGGCACCCCAGCTGGCCTGCTGTCCTTGCAGCCGACGCCGACGCTCTGTCCCTGCTCCTGGAGATGAAGCTGAGGAGGCGGCGGGAACGGCCCAGCCTGCCGCGCACCGTGACCGAGCTGGTGGCCGAGGACGGGAGCAGGGTGTACGTGGTGGGCACAGCCCACTTCAGCGATGACAGCAAGAGGGACGTCGTGAAGGTGAGGCCCGCCACACTGGGCTGGCCTTGGGCCGAGCGGCCCCTTCCCGTGAGCCCCCGCTTCCTCCTCCGCGACGCCAGCGCCCCTCAGGAGGGAGGTTTCTGATGCCGGGGAAGCCTCGCAGCCTGGGCACTTTTCTGTTTAGCGATCGGCGAACTTTCTGTAGCTTCTCGGTTGCTTCCAGAAACGAGTTGCGGCCACGGCAGCCGAGGTAGCCCCTGGGGCCGGGCCTCCCGGTCGGTTCCAGGGCGGCCTCCGCctgcggggccggggccggcccGGGAGCAGGGCCCCGGGGCTCAGCCGGCCTGTCCGTTGCAGACCATCCGGGAGGTGCAGCCTGACGTGGTGGTGGTGGAGCTGTGCCAGTACCGCGTGTCCATGCTCAAGATGGACGAGAGCACGCTGCTCCAGGAGGCCAAGGAGATCAGCCTGGAGAAGCTGCAGCAGGCCGTGAGGCAGGTGCGGCGCCGGGCGGCCTTCCGGTCAGCAGCGCGCTGCCCCGCCCACCCTGGccggaggcaggagaggggctcCCCTTTACCGGGTTTCGGACGGGGGAGGACAGGCGGGTGGTGCTCCGGCCCCCGAGGCGAGGGCCGGACGGGGACCCCGGGGTTCGCCGAGCAGGTCctggggcccgggggggggggaggggggggggtggccacGGAGTGCGCTCCAGCCTGCCTGCCGGCTCCAAGTGCCGCTCCCTCACGCCGACGTGTGCCCCTCGGGGACACGGGCGGGGGAGTTGAGGCCTGGGCGGGGGCGGCTGGAGGGAAGTGGGGCCTCGGCATCCGCCGTGGCTGTGGCCGCCTGCCCAAGGCCCTCGCTCAGCCCCACGACGTAGGCTAGGCCTGTGCTCTGTGCCCACGCGGCCGTTGACCCTCGGTCCCCTCCCCTGCAGAACGGGGTCATGTCTGGACTCATGCAGATGCTGCTGCTGAAGGTGTCGGCCCACATCACCGAGCAGCTGGGCATGGCCCCTGGCGGCGAGTTCAGGGAGGCCTTCAAGGAGGTGGGCCGGGGTCCGGCCGGGACGGGGGCTCAGGGCACGGCAGCCGCCCCGGGGCTCAGGCTTCCGCGACCAacacccagcccctgccccaggccagcAAGGTGCCTTTCTGCAAGTTCCACCTGGGCGACCGGCCCATCCCCGTCACCTTCAAGAGGGCCATCGCCGCACTGTCCTTCTGGCAGAAAGTCAAGCTGGCCTGGGGCCTGTGCTTCCTGTCAGACCCCATCAGGTAGGGCCCCTCGGCCTCCGGCAGGCAGCCCCACCCAGGAAGCGGGGCCCAGCCCCCGCCGCGTGGCACGTTCCCCCTTGTTCTCGGGCTGAGCCTCCTCAAACAGGGCCTTCCCGCTCCTTCCTTCCGCCGTGATCCCGAACAAAGAGGGTACCGAGGTCCCTGCCCTGGGTCAACAGCGCCGGCCGCCCCGTGCCCGCGAGGCTGGCAGCgtgccctctgcccccagcaaGGACGACGTGGAACGCTGCAAGCAGAAGGACCTGCTGGAGCAGATGATGGCCGAGATGGTCGGCGCGTTCCCCGACCTGCACCGCACCATCGTCTCGGAGCGCGACGTTTACCTGACCTACATGCTGCGGCAGGCCGCCCGGCGCCTGGAGCTGCCCCGCTCCTCTGACGGTGACAGCGACGGCCGGCCCCGGGCGGGGGCTCCCCGGGCGCCGTGCCCGCCGGGCGGGGGCTGatgcttccctttccccacagCCGAGCCCAGGAAGTGTGTCCCCTCGGTGGTGGTGGGTGTCGTGGGCATGGGCCACGTGCCGGGCATCGAGAAGAACTGGACCACCGACCTCAACATccaggagatcatgacgtgagtgcCGCCCACGTGCGCCCTGCGGTCCCTGAGCACGGAGCCCGGCGGGGTCGCggccgggccgggctgggggctggggggcagcgTGCGCCCCCCAGCCAGGCCCAGcccgccctcccttccccagcGTCCCCCCGCCGTCCATCTCCGGCAGAGTGTCCCGGCTGGCAGTGAAGGCCGCCTTCTTGGGCCTGCTGGGCTACGGCCTTTACTGGATGGGGCGCCGCGCCACCAGCCTGGTCCTGTCACTGCCTGTCGCTCAGTACTGTCTGCAGAGGGCGTCCGCGGCCCGGCCGCGCAAATAGGAAGGACCAACACGTGGCTGCTCCCGTGTCACCGCTGAGGGGCGCTGGGGCTGGCCCCCCCCCAACGAGGAGCGGCCGGGTGCCACCCCCTGTGGGGGTCCAGGCCCGGCCAcgcctctcctcccccaacctgcccaaataaagaaatatttaactgCTCTGAGCTCAGGCTtcccagcagccccctccccaccctcatcccCGGCCCTGCAGGGACCGCTCTTGGGGTTCATGGGCATCAGGACgcgctggtgggggaggggccaaagGTGcacactgccccacccccatccccggcCCTCAGGTGAAGGGGCGTGGTGGGCATGGCCAGCCATCCCCTACCTCACTGTGCCTTCTCACGCGCTGGCAGCAGGAGCCCTGGCCCGGGAGCGAGTCCCAGTGGGTTCTGGGCCACCGGGTTCCTGGCCGGCATGTTTGGGAAGGGCCAGGTCACCCCACGCAGCTCTGTCGTGGCTCCTGGGGGCGTCCCTCCCGCCTGGGCAGCTTGGCCACGCTCGGTCGCGGCGGGCGCACACCAGCTCTGCCTGCAGACGgtgtgtggttttggtttttaaaaatgtctgaagTTTTTTTACTCAGGTAATTTTAACTTAAGAGAAAAACTGAAGCAAATGTCAGAAAATACTAGCCTTAAACCTGGTTGGGACAAAGAGAACGTGTGCGTGGGGGGACCTCGATCCCGAGAGGGTGAGCCCGTGGGAGAAAGGTCAGCCTCCGCAGGGGGGTGCCAGGCCCGCCTCTGGCTGGGGGCTTCTGGGGCTGCAGCCCTCGGTCGGGAGCCTTCCTCGGCCCCAACCTCAGTGGACAGCGGGCGCGTGTCCGCTGTGGGGCGGGACAGACGGAGACCCGAGGTTGGGCcgagcccacgcggggctcccACCCCGGGCACCTCCCTGCGGCCACGCTCCGCGGGTCATGTGTCTGTGACACGGCCTCTATGCAGCCCACCCGGGCCCCGGGGCCACGCTTGATTGTGTTTGTGTTGACTCGATGTCTGACAAAACCAGGTGAAACCCACGGCCGTGAACGGGGCCGCACCGTGTTTTCCTGTCATACGTGTACTCGTTcctgagaaatggaaataaagtctAATTTTGGAAGCTCCTGTTTCGTGAAGTGTGTAGAAATGAGCGCAAGCggcagggaggaggtgagggtggcGGCAGGGGTGACCGGCCTGGGCCTAGTGGTCTGGAGAACTTCCTGCCGCCAACACCTGCCTCTCAGCACTAGATCTGGGCCCTGGGGCCCCCGGCACCTGCCTGTCCCAAGTGCGGACCCCGGCCCAGCGAGGACACCAGCCAAGGGGAAGTGTGCTCAGGGACAGGCAGTagtccctgcccctcacctccctggtcCACACCCTCAGGCTTCCCGCCCTACTCAAACCTCCCCCAACCCTGgcacggggggcgggggtggggagggtggggggaggcggggcgaGCCCAGCACCCGAACAAAAGGTGCCGGGACCAGTGGCTCAGATCTGCCCGGAAGGACCACAGTGAGCACCCAGGGTGGTGTGGGCGTGAAGGGAGGCTGGTAGGGCTGCGGGCTGGGCTCTCCCCCACCAGGGCTGCACCCTCCGGAAGCATGGCTGCCCGCCCCGTACTGGGTCTTGCTGCtatcctctgcctctctgtgccccaggccGGCTCCATGGTGCGGCATCGACAGCCGGTAAGAGTGGTCATCGGGCCGGTGGGTCTCGCCGGGCTACCAAGACCGCCCCCGACCAACGTCCTCTCTCTCCACAGGTCCAGGCGGTGCTGCTGGAACCCCAAGgtcaggatggggtggggggggcgtcaGGTCTGGGCAGCCTCTGGCCTGTCACCCACGGGCCCTGCCCTGGCAGGCCTCATTCCCCATGAGGACCGGGCTGGGTCCCTGCCCCAGACGGCCTGGGAGGAAGGCAGACAAGGACCAGGCCCCACTGTGTTCCTGTGTTAGGAGGGGCCCGCTGGGCTCAGGGCAGCCCTCCCGCCACTGCCAGGCcagggggaggaaggtgggggaacCGTGAGGGACCTTCCCAGGGCAGCAGGTGAAGGGGAGAGGTTCTGTCTGGGGGCCACGGGAAGAATTGAGGGTCTGGCTGAGGGTTGCGGCCCGGCCAATTTGCAGAGCCCAAGGAACAGCCACTCCCAGAGAAGAGGCCTGAGGCAGGCGTGGCCCAAACTCGGGAGACTGGCTGCCCATCTGCCAGATTGTCCCAGGGCCTCTGCAGGAGGAGGACTCCGGTTCTGGTCACTGGGGGACCACAGCCCCCTCCCAGGCCTGAGCCTTCCTGGCCGCGTCTCCCACAGGGAGGGACTGCTCTCAGATCTGGGTGGAGAAGCCCGGAGCCCCCAGCGGTGTGTACACCATCCAGCCCGAGGGAGCCAGCGCCCCCTTCCAGGTGAGCAGCCCTCAGCGGGGTGAGGGTCCAGGAGATACTCCGTATGACTTGCTTGGGCAAAAACAAGAGAAGTTACTGGTTCAAGTAACAGGGAAGGACCGGCCGGACCGGGTGGAGTCTGTCCTCAGACACAGCTGGGCACAGAGATGTTCACGGActttgccggggggggggggtggttattttattttattttattttttagtgcttatcttgagagagagaaagagagattgagagtatATGCgcacgagtggggaggagcaggagagggagagaatccggagcagggtctgcactgtcagcacagagcccgatccggggcttgaactctcgaactgtgagatcatggcctgagccaagatcaagagtcagacacttaactgagccaccccggcgccccacaGACATTGTTTTATAGTCAGGAAAGGTTGGGAGAAACCCAAGCTTGCACCTTAAAGGTACGAACAAGGAGAGACTCCAGGATCCAACGTTAGGTgaaaaaacaaagccacaaaGCGGGCGCAAATGGACGTGAAAGCGGGCGGCCCTCCCGAGGCCTGGGGCGCTACCGTGGATCCTCGCCCTGCTTCTGAGAATGTGGATTCGTTACGATGAGAGTTTACATGACACGGACAAGCAGGAAAAGTTTCGGTTTTCAAACAGAaagcgttggggggggggggggcacagataGGACAGGGGCAGCCTACGTGGGTCCAGCCAGGCACTGCCTGCCACGTGCAGTCCTTCCCCAGGCTCTGTGCGACATGCGGGAGGACGGTGGCTGGACGGTGATTCAGAGCCGGGACCGGGACAGGCGGAGGCGTCTGGACTTTGAGAGATGCTGGCAGGAGTACAAACAGGGCTTCGGAGACTTGACGGGTAGGAGGGCCATGTGCCCGTGGGCACAGGGGCGTGCACCCCGAGGCTGGTGTTTGGGGGTCACCGGGCACACAGGGCAGAGACGATAGGAGGAGGCCAGGGGTGGCCGTCACGCGGCAGCCTCAGCCTGGGTGCCCACCCCTGCAGGTGACCACTGGCTGGGGCTGCAGCACATCTCCGACCTGACTTCCCAGCCGGGCCTGCGCTCAGAGCTCACGGTGGACCTTCTGGATGCGGACAACCACCCGCTTCAGGCCCACTATGACAACTTCCACGTGGACGGGGAGGACCTGTTTTACCGATTGACCCTTGGCCTGTACTCTGGGAACGCAGGTGAGTGCTTGGGAGGTAAGGGGGCCTCATGCCTGCCCCCCGCCCACACGCACAAGTGTCCTGCTTTGTCCACTGGACTCTCCAGGCTGGTGGGAGGGGTAGTCTTGCCACGGGGCCAGGGTGGGTAGGGAAGGTTGGGTCCCTGGAGACCCTGGCTTTCCGGCCCACATCTGTCAGCCTCAATGCTCCGGGCGAGGCTGTCGCTCCCCAAGCGTCTGCCCTGCGGTCTCAGACGCCGAGGCAGCCAGAGCAGCTTCCACGACGGGAGCGCGGGCCGGAGGGGCAGCCGGCCCGCCACCCACGCCACCACGCTGTGCAGGGGACGCGTTCCGGGGCTTGGGCCGCACGGATGACCAAGAGGGCTGTGGCTTCAGCACGCTGGACCGCGACCGCGACCACTGCTCACCCTGCACGGACGGCACCCAGCCCTTCACCAGCTGCAGCCGCGATCGCTCGGGCGCCGGCTGGTGGTACAGCGACTGCGGCCAAGCTGACCTCAACGGGCCGTGGCCGGAGCGCGGAGGGGCCGCCTCGGGCATGCGCTGGGCCACCGGCAACCACCGGCCCACCCTGCGCGCCAGCGTGCTGCGCGTGCGCACCACTGCTTCCCACAAGGCCTAGGCCCCTCGGTGGCCGAGCCTCATTAAACGTTCAAGCCCTGCCGTCTGCTGTGTCTTCCTCGGGATGGGGATAGGGGAGGCGCCGAGCTCAGCTCCTGCCCAGCCTGGCTGCCCAGACCCAGCGCTGCCCACCCAGGACACCTGTCCGTGCACCTGGGGAAGTCCACGAAGCCCAACCTTGAGGCCAGAAGCAAGGTCACCAGGTCTGGGAGGGCACTGCCCGTACCTGCTGACCTGCTGGAACACTTGGCACCCACCCGATGCCCCCACTGGCTGTGACCTCTGTGAGGGCAGCCAGCGGGACACAGCCTGGTGCTCTTGAGCCTTCAAGAACCCGATCCCACCAGATCCCAAAGCGTGGGCAAGACAGTGGGGTCAGGGGGCAAAGAGATGAGTCAGAAGGGCCTGGGACCTGGGGAAGACGAGATGGGCTCGGGCCAGGTTCCCTAGGCAGTTAGGAAGGAGGCTGGGGACGGGGCACTGTGCCAGCAGGCCCAGGTGGGGAGGAAAGTGTCAGACTGCAGGAGACTCTGGGCACTGAGCATCTATGAGGGCCTAAACTCACTGTCCCCCACACGGATGAGGACTCAGCTGGAGAGGGGTTGAGGGGGTCTCCCAATGCCACTCagctggcaggggcagagacgGTTCACACGAGGTCTGGGAAACCCACGTTGTGGCCCCAGGGGAAAGTTCCAGAGCTGGCTCCTCGAACTTAAGTGTAGAATCCAGCCAGGAGGGAGCTTGTATGTTTGTCCAGCTTCTGGTCTCCGGTTCCAGTGTGGGGCCGGGAGTGGGGCGGGGGACACTGGCAAACCCTTCCAAGGGCCACCCGCTCCATGCAGGCATCAAGGGGTCTTTTCAAGGCTCCTCTGAACTGAACACCTGAGTTATTCAGCAACAGTGACCCTGAGGGggtctttgggggtggggggcagacccTTCAAAGACTCTGCCCTCCGGCGGCGGCTCgggtgaggagagagacagaagaaacaggaaaataaggGATTCAGGTCGTTTCAGGGAAGTGCTATGCAAGCAAAAACACAGGGTGCCAGGCGGCACTCAAGGAGCAGCGTGGCGCCGGGTGGGCATGGAATCCAGAACTCCTGTGAGGAATCCTGCTCCGAGCAGAGGAAGAGCGGGAGCAAAGGCGCTCCTGCACCGGAGAGGCTCCAGGCCAGAGTCTCGCCCAATCTCAGCTTTGGCTTTGCCCTGGGGCTCTTCCCGGGCGGTCCCCACCGACCTTCCTGGACAAACATCCTCTTTCCCTCCTGTCCCGGTGCCCGGCGCAGCTAGAGGACGATCCGGAGACAGACCCTCGGCACAGAGCGGGGCCGGGGCCGACCTTGGCTTCACCCTGGCGGTCTACTAGGGACGTCGCTCAGCACGGTCACCCCACTCGGAGCACTCAGTCCCTACTGTCCGGTGTTTCCCGGGTCGGACCTCCAGGGACCTGCCGGCTCCTCACGCAGAGCAGCCATTCTAGACGGCCCCGTTCCCCCGCTCCCCGGTCCGCTCTAGCGGACCAGCCCCCGGCGCGCTAGTCCTTTTCCCGGCCCATCCCCACGCCCGCCACTCCGCGGCCGCGGGGCGGAACCGCAGGAGCGGACAGGCGTACTCTGCAACCAATCAGAGACCGGCCTTCGCGGGCGCGGCCCGCGCAGGCGCAGTAGTAAACACTGATTCCCCCAGTGATTGGGTGGCGGGGCACGCGGGGCCGGGACTTCCTGTCGGGGCAGAGGGACTTCCGCCGCAGCGGCCCCGCGGATGGCCGCTCTCAGGGCTGCGCTCGGGGCTTTGCTCGCGGCAGCCCGTGTCCGGTCGCCGCCCCTGGGCCAGCGCCCGCCGCGGGCGCCCTGCTCCGCCTCGGCCGCCGCACGCGGCGCTGCCATGGAGCCGGCGCCCCGCTGGCTGGCGGGTCTGCGCTTCGACAACCGCGCCCTGCGCGCGCTGCCCGTGGAGACGCCGCCGCCCGGCCCCGAGGGCGCCCCGTCCGCGCCGCGGCCCGTGCCGGGGGCCTGCTTCAGCCGCGTGCGGCCCGCGCCGCTGCGCCAGCCGCGCCTCGTGGCGCTGTCGGAGCCCGCGCTGGCGCTGCTGGGCCTGGGCGCGCCGCCCGCCGACGCCGCCGCCCGCGAGGCGCGCGAGGCCGAGGTCGCGCTCTTCTTCAGCGGCAACGCGCTGCTGCCGGGCGCCGAGCCCGCCGCGCACTGCTACTGCGGCCACCAGTTTGGCCAGTTCGCGGGGCAGCTGGGCGACGGCGCCGCCATGTACCTGGGCGAGGTGTGCACGGCGGCCGGCGAGCGCTGGGAGCTGCAGCTCAAGGGCGCCGGCCCCACGCCCTTCTCCAGGTGGGCCCTTCTCCAGGTGGGCCGGGGCGGGTGGCTGGGGCCCGGAGGGGGCTGACCCCCGAAAGCGGCCCGCACGCCCTTCTCCAGGTGGGATGGGGCGGGGCCGGTGTGTGCAGCCCCACCGTTTTCCTCCCTAGTTGGGGGTGAGATGTACCTGGAAGTTTCACCTAAGGGCATAGGACACGAGAGGGGTCCGGCATCCTGGAGACGGGaacagcttgtgcaaaggccctgagatcaaaaggagaggacaggaggaggggcagtggcCGCTGGGCCTCCTCCCCTGCTGAAGTGCTGCCGCCAAGTGCCCTTGTCCCCTCCGACCGGTATAGTGAGGGGACCCTGCCGCCTCTGATCTCAGAGCAACTGGCAGTTGCTCTTGTCCCGTTCTCATAAACGACACAAGGACTTTGGAATCAGTTCTGTGTGAGACACTCGcgtcctccccacctccccccgcccacccccggcCTGGCCACGGTGCTCAGGGGAGGCGGGGTGATTTGTCAGCAGTCTGAAAGCTACTTGGGCGGTCTGCTTCCCTCCAACACTGGCATCCCAGATGCGGCCAGTGCCCTGGAAGGGACAAGAAAGACCTCCTCAGATCCCGTTCCCCGAGTGGACATTCTCCCAAGCACAGGCTTCCAGGCACTTGTGGGCCAGAGCCTGGCTCCAGATCCCAGCAGCCTGACCCAGCAGGGTGCTCTTGTAGCCGTCCTGCCTCTTCTGTACAGACAGTCTGTTCTGCTCTTTTCCGTCAAACGGTTCGTGCATGTAGTCCGTGTTTGTTAAATGGCTGAAAGGGTTACACCCAAGTCGGCGTTTTAGGTGCAGGGAAATCCTAAGGGCCTGTCTCCCCTCTGGCCACTTCCCTTTGCCCTCCCTCCAGGGACTGAATGCGCCCCTCCCCGTCTCCCCGCAGCAGCTCCATCTCTGACCCACAGAATAACTGGTTTTTCCTCATCCCCCAGGCTCCAGACCTTTCTGTCTGTAGCGCCACCGCCACCCCCTGCAAACAACCCGCGCCTGCTAAGAGTTGTCTGCACCAGTGGCTAACGGAAGTTTCTGCTCATTGGAATGGGTGCTTCTCACCCTAAGGCCTGTTCATTCTTTTGAGCACCTTTAAACTTTATGTATTCCTTTGTGGTCGTTTATTTTTGCCAGTTATAAAGACAAACCTTTTTGTGAGTAATCTGCTGTTGGAAGTTGCTTTTTATATTTGAAGACTTGAGTTTTAAGTCCCATGTTTTCAGACCTGAGGTCtgctaacatattttttttaacatttgtttatttttagagagagcgagcgagtgggggaggggcagagagagacagggagacagaatcccaagcagactccacactcagcacagagcctgacatgatcTGTGGGAcagatcccacaaaccgtgagatcgtgacctgagctgaaatcaagtcagacacttaaccaactgagtcactcaggtgcccctaggatattttttctttaaaagaaagcagTAATTTACCCTTTATTCAGGTTGGCACccacctaccccaccccacccctccctgtgtCCTGTGGTCCCCAGCTTCAGCAAGACTTGAGGCTAACGTCCAAAGTGGCTACGAGTGGCTTAAAGCCAGCTGCTGCTGGATACCCAGGTGTGGCTTTTGGGGGGTGGACAGGTGACCTCTCGCCTCTGCCTCCTGCGTGCCACGGGGTTGGGCTTTCAGGATATGCCTCTCCTGGCAGGTACGGAAGAGCTTTTCCTCAGTTGGGTCCATCCCAGCAGCTGCACTGGGAACTGACATGGGTGTACAGGAAAAGGGACTGTTGTCATGTGTCCTCTGGCTCTGTGGGTGCAGGACTGCTTTCCGAGGCCCTTTACCCTTGCTGTATA
This genomic window contains:
- the TRABD gene encoding traB domain-containing protein isoform X1; this translates as MLLSRAWQPEPHVPVSLISARSCLPAMEGEEERSPQEADTEPVVPVGSSEVVPRVLSGEPQNLSDADALSLLLEMKLRRRRERPSLPRTVTELVAEDGSRVYVVGTAHFSDDSKRDVVKTIREVQPDVVVVELCQYRVSMLKMDESTLLQEAKEISLEKLQQAVRQNGVMSGLMQMLLLKVSAHITEQLGMAPGGEFREAFKEASKVPFCKFHLGDRPIPVTFKRAIAALSFWQKVKLAWGLCFLSDPISKDDVERCKQKDLLEQMMAEMVGAFPDLHRTIVSERDVYLTYMLRQAARRLELPRSSDAEPRKCVPSVVVGVVGMGHVPGIEKNWTTDLNIQEIMTVPPPSISGRVSRLAVKAAFLGLLGYGLYWMGRRATSLVLSLPVAQYCLQRASAARPRK
- the LOC101080391 gene encoding angiopoietin-related protein 5-like translates to MAARPVLGLAAILCLSVPQAGSMVRHRQPVQAVLLEPQGRDCSQIWVEKPGAPSGVYTIQPEGASAPFQALCDMREDGGWTVIQSRDRDRRRRLDFERCWQEYKQGFGDLTGDHWLGLQHISDLTSQPGLRSELTVDLLDADNHPLQAHYDNFHVDGEDLFYRLTLGLYSGNAGDAFRGLGRTDDQEGCGFSTLDRDRDHCSPCTDGTQPFTSCSRDRSGAGWWYSDCGQADLNGPWPERGGAASGMRWATGNHRPTLRASVLRVRTTASHKA
- the TRABD gene encoding traB domain-containing protein isoform X2 — its product is MEGEEERSPQEADTEPVVPVGSSEVVPRVLSGEPQNLSDADALSLLLEMKLRRRRERPSLPRTVTELVAEDGSRVYVVGTAHFSDDSKRDVVKTIREVQPDVVVVELCQYRVSMLKMDESTLLQEAKEISLEKLQQAVRQNGVMSGLMQMLLLKVSAHITEQLGMAPGGEFREAFKEASKVPFCKFHLGDRPIPVTFKRAIAALSFWQKVKLAWGLCFLSDPISKDDVERCKQKDLLEQMMAEMVGAFPDLHRTIVSERDVYLTYMLRQAARRLELPRSSDAEPRKCVPSVVVGVVGMGHVPGIEKNWTTDLNIQEIMTVPPPSISGRVSRLAVKAAFLGLLGYGLYWMGRRATSLVLSLPVAQYCLQRASAARPRK